The nucleotide sequence TAAACGTAATCCTCTCACCACTTCATCTTTTCTTCAAGAAacaccaacaagaaaaatgaGTCATTCATCGCCTCACGTATTCAGCCGAGCATATTATAATCCCGAGACCATTCTGCTCTTCATTTCCCTCGAGAAAAGGAAAAGCTTAAGAAAGCGACTAGACAAAAGAAAGGCAGAAAGGAAGACTATTGTCATCTGAATCGCCGAGTCAGCGGACGAGTACACACGACGCTGGAAaagcgagagagcgagagcgcGTGCGTGCGTACGCGACCGTGGTCGTAGACACACTGCCTTACATCTCAAGTGGGTCGCTGAAGTTAAACTCTCCTGCTGGGAGCCTTGGAGGGCTGGGAGCCATACTTAGGCCTCTGAAGACGTATTTGCTTTTCCTTACCTAATTATttctcgcttcttcttcttcttcttcttcttcttcttcttcttctctgtctcaAGACGGTGATGGAGGCGAAGTCTTCCTACGTTTTGGGTAGCCCCTTCTGTCTCTTTCCCCCTCATTTTTTGACGGTTTTTCGTAGTTGTTCTGTCTTCTCTTTTCAGAAGGTTTTCGTATCACTTCAGTGTCTTCttaaagacagacagacgaatTCAAAGCTTATTTTTAGATCATGTCATCTGTCCCCTTTTTGGACGGTACTCATCTCGCTGCACCTTCTCCTCAGAACAGACAGACGAATCTATGGTTAATCCTGCTTTGTATGTCCTGTctacctctctcttttttttttgacagaaatatGTCCAGAACAGACCCCTAGCTTTCTCTTCTGTATGCTATTTCACGTCATTTCAGCTGTCTCCTGTATTGACAGTACTCGTTGGATGCAACCTAAGACTGATCCTGCTTCGTATTTCCTGTCTAACTCTTTTTTGACAGAAACTAGTTCAAGACAGATCTCGCGGCTTTTCTTTCCTCTGCTATTTCACCGTCTCTTTTTAACAGAAACTTGGCCGAGACAGACCTCACGTCTTTCCTTCTGTCTGTTATTTCACCCTTTCGCTTTTTGATTCAGATTCTTTTCTCCTGTCTACTAGTTTAACAGACATCGAGGCTTTTATCCTGTCCACTATTTTGACAGACCTCGAGGCTTTCCTTCTGTCTACTATTTTGACAGATCTCGAGGCTGTTCTCCTGTAAACTATTTTGACAGATCTCGAGGCTCTTCTCCTGTCTACTATTTTGACAGATCTCGAGGCTTTTATCCTGTCTATTATTTTGACAGATCTCGAGGCTGTTCTCCTGTCTACTATTTTGACAGATCTCGAGGCTGTTCTCCTGTAAACTATTTTGACAGATCTCGAGGCTCTTCTCCTGTTTACTATTTTGACAGATCTCGAGGCTTTTATCCTGTCTACTATTTCGACAGACATCGAGGCTTTTCTCCTGTCTGCTCTTTTGACAGATATCGATTCTTTTCTCCTGTCTACTATTTTGACAGATCTCGAGGCTGTTCTCCTGTCTACTATTTTGACAGACCTCGAGGCTGTTTCTCCTGTCTACTATTTTGACAGACTTCGAGGCTTTTCCCCTGTCTGCTATTTTGACAGACCTCGAGGCTGTTTTGACAGACCTCGAGGCTTTTATCCTGTCTACTATTTTGACAGATCTCGATTCTTTTCTCCTGTCTACTATTTCGACAGACATCGAGGCTTTTCTCCTGTCTACTATTTCTGACAGACATCGAGGCTTTTCTCCTGTCTACTAATTTGTCAGACCTCGAGGCTTTTCTCCTGTCTACTATTCTGACAGACTTCATCGCAAACCACCGTCTTCTCCCCTCAGGCAAATCAAAGCACCTCCTGCTTCGTTCTGTTTGTTTACAACTTTccactccctcttcttcttcttcttgagacaACTTCCAAAACTCCTGGTCTCCAGACCCATTTTCCAGCGACGAGATCTCAGGCGGTTTGTATAGATTCGCTAAGTGTATCTGATGCTCTTTCGATTGCAGCAATGAGGGAATTTCCAATTGAACTTTTAATTGAATTGGGTTTTCCGATGATCGCGGGAAGGGGACACTCCCTTCCGGGTTTTGTAAATCAAGAAAGTTCTGCGGTGGGGAATAACATTCAGGCGATTCCAGTTTGCATCCTTGGGACATTTTGGGTTTTTtgtgtctgtctatttatttatctgtctccAGGGATTGAAACTAATCCTgggtggttttatatatatatatatatatatatatatatatatatatatatatatatatatatatatatatatatatatatatatatatatatatatacatacatatggatagTAGTCTGAAAATTACTAAAACCGTCAAAGACTCACTTAAGTCTTTCTCCTCAGCTGACGGACAGGCATTCATTTTGAACTTGCAAATACGTCCTTTAAGGCATGCataatagaaagaaaactttctcaTGCGAGATCTATCAGAGGATGAACACAAAGGGTACATTTTCTGTGCTTAATTCATAGCAGGAGGTGTCAAGTATCTAAGGTGTGATATTATATATGAGAGACAATACTTCAGGGAGAGCGAAGAATGAAGAGTTCAAATGCATAAATGTTTCAGAAATACGTAATGTACccaaaaggttattattattattattattattattattattattattattattattattattattattatagaagagcGCTGGATGAGTTAAACAGCAACTCATTATTTATgtcaagaactgaaaatattACTGTAGAACTTCATTACACCTTTTCAAATAAAACCACGAccaaatagtctctctctctctctctctctctctctctctctctctctctctctctctctctctctgttcttttcttttcttcttcttcttccctcttcttgtaaaaaaattgaaataaaatatttcattttttcatttgaaacaatAACcagatagtttctctctctctctctctctctctctctctctctctctctctctctctctctctctctctctctctctctctctctcagaaaggcaatagctatttccaaatcagttttatttattcagacTTTAACACCTGTCCTAAAACTGtctcaatattctctctctctctctctctctctctatctctctctctctctctctctctctctctctctctctctctctctctctctctctctctgtcgtcttttaataaacataaaaaatgagagataaaaattaaaaatacaaattataaccGCGAGTTCCGCTTTAAGCAAAAGCACAGGGATGGTTGCACAGTTACAGGAAAGGCGTGATCTTTCCCCGTTCGcttcaatatttataataaacaaaataaaaataggtcGGACAAAGGTTTAATAcagtttttttcctatttttttttaggggtaGGGGTTATGGGCAGCAAGGTAGAGGGGCTGTCTTTATAAAATGCAGCTTGCCCCGAACATTGTAGGGcaaattcataaatgtttttgaaTATATTGTTacctaatattcttttttttttatttcttcttagttttctgtaaaagaaaactattgtaccggttatgtccgtccgtcagcactttttcctgcccacacttttctgtcacccctcagatcttaaaaactactgaggctagagggctgcaaattggtatgttgatcacccaccctccagtcatcaaacagaccaaattgcagccctctagcctcagtagtttttattgtatttaaggttaaagttacccataatcgtgcttctggcaacgatataggccaggccaccaccggcccgtggttaaagtttcatgggccgcggctcatacagcattataccgagaccacctg is from Macrobrachium rosenbergii isolate ZJJX-2024 chromosome 10, ASM4041242v1, whole genome shotgun sequence and encodes:
- the LOC136842950 gene encoding repetin-like is translated as MSVEIVDRRKESRSVKIVDRIKASRSVKTASRSVKIADRGKASKSVKIVDRRNSLEVCQNSRQENSLEICQNSRQEKRIDICQKSRQEKSLDVCRNSRQDKSLEICQNSKQEKSLEICQNSLQENSLEICQNSRQENSLEICQNNRQDKSLEICQNSRQEKSLEICQNSLQENSLEICQNSRQKESLEVCQNSGQDKSLDVC